CCATTGCTCTGTTTTAGGGCAGATGTTAAGGTGCCCTCGACTTCTGTTTTAATAAATCGTGCCTGTCTGGTCATCCAGATAAGCATCCAGCTCAGCATCGCGATCGCCACGGCGCTGAATAATCCCTCCAGCAGCGGCTCAACTACAGGTGTGTACTTCGGATTCGCTGCCCCTAGTGTGGGAATTAACCAGGCAAACAGAACACCTACTAACGCACTGGCAGCAATTCCCGCCCCGACACCGGCATAAACCCAAGGGTTCAGTTGAGTCTGCTGAGATTTTTTGAGGAAAGCTAGCACAATCCCCACAACCAGAGCAGCTTCTACTCCTTCCCGGAGTGTAATCACAAAAGTAGGTAGAGCAGCGCTAAAATCCATAAATCTTCTCTAGAGTGTTTTATCTGGGCGCTTTGTGTCAGTCAGTAGTGATAAGTGACAAGTGGTGAGGAATATAAATCTATCTCCCCCTGCTCCCCCTGCTCCCCCTGCTCCCTCTCTAAACCGCGCTGCCACTAAAATCGCGCAACATCTTTTTAATTTCTATGTTGTGCAGTTCTTCAGTGCCAATCATGGTGCGGGCAAATTCTTCCAAATATACGCTGGCATCCGCAACCGTATCTAATAGCTTTTTATACAAATCTAAAGCTTTCCTTTCATGGTTCAGGCTTTCTTCCAGAATATCTCGCACCGTATGTTTGTAGGTTTCTTCCATCGGAGCAATTCGAAGACTAGGATGCCCTTCTAAGCCAGTGAGAATTTCTCCCACTTGCTGAGCATGAGTTAAGGACTCATTCGCCTGCATCTTAAAAA
This window of the Chroococcidiopsis sp. CCMEE 29 genome carries:
- a CDS encoding ferritin-like domain-containing protein — protein: MQELDQKKTIDLLNSIMEFELAGVVRYTHYSLMVTGPNRIPIVEFFKMQANESLTHAQQVGEILTGLEGHPSLRIAPMEETYKHTVRDILEESLNHERKALDLYKKLLDTVADASVYLEEFARTMIGTEELHNIEIKKMLRDFSGSAV